One Puniceicoccales bacterium genomic window carries:
- a CDS encoding NAD(P)-binding protein — protein MSIISDKYDSIIIGAGLSGLAAGIRLAQFGKKVLLLEKHYDIGGLNSFYNRLGRRID, from the coding sequence ATGTCTATTATTTCCGATAAATACGATTCGATCATCATAGGGGCGGGATTGTCTGGTCTTGCTGCTGGCATAAGGCTGGCTCAATTCGGCAAAAAGGTTCTGCTGCTCGAAAAACATTACGACATTGGAGGACTTAATAGTTTTTACAACAGACTAGGCCGTAGAATAGAT